One window of Nostoc sp. C052 genomic DNA carries:
- a CDS encoding ABC transporter permease, whose product MDWWRRLKKNPLARFGAILLLIFYIGVIAADFVAPYDPYASQPNGSLLPPTKIHWVSQSGQFVGPYVYPTTQGDTNLDTGDRKLIIDSTKPSPLRLFVSGPEYRLLQMSLPLPPKWDEVTIFGGIPLNWHLFGTTTGAKLNIFGTDDQGRDQFSRLLHGGRISMFIGIFGIIITYPLGLLIGGISGYFGGVTDSVIMRLAEVLMTFPSIYLLVTLGAVLPAGLSSTQRFLLIVVITSVISWAGLARVIRGQVLSLKEREFVQAARAMGANPLYIILRHVLPQTASYVVISATLAIPSFIGSEAILSLIGLGIQQPDPSWGNMLSLASNASILVLQPWLIWPPAVLIILTVLAFNLLGDGLRDALDPRSLRR is encoded by the coding sequence ATGGATTGGTGGCGAAGACTGAAGAAAAATCCTTTGGCACGATTTGGGGCAATTTTGCTGTTAATTTTCTATATAGGAGTAATTGCCGCTGATTTCGTAGCTCCTTATGATCCCTATGCTTCACAGCCTAATGGTTCACTACTGCCACCAACTAAGATACACTGGGTTTCTCAATCAGGACAGTTTGTCGGGCCTTATGTTTATCCGACAACTCAGGGAGATACGAATTTAGATACAGGCGATCGCAAACTCATTATAGACTCGACAAAGCCCTCACCCCTGCGTCTATTTGTCTCCGGGCCAGAATACCGATTGTTGCAGATGAGTTTGCCATTACCCCCAAAGTGGGATGAAGTCACAATCTTTGGTGGTATCCCCTTAAATTGGCATTTATTTGGCACAACAACTGGCGCAAAATTAAACATCTTCGGCACTGATGACCAAGGCCGCGACCAATTTAGTCGCCTGCTGCATGGCGGTCGCATCAGTATGTTTATCGGGATTTTTGGTATTATCATTACCTATCCCCTCGGTTTACTCATCGGGGGAATTTCTGGCTATTTCGGCGGTGTGACTGATAGCGTCATTATGCGCTTGGCAGAAGTGCTAATGACTTTCCCCAGTATTTATCTTTTGGTAACATTGGGCGCAGTCTTACCCGCAGGTTTAAGTAGTACCCAGCGCTTTTTGCTGATTGTGGTGATTACTTCGGTGATTAGCTGGGCTGGTTTAGCACGGGTCATTCGGGGACAGGTGCTATCACTTAAAGAGCGAGAATTTGTTCAAGCAGCGCGGGCAATGGGCGCGAACCCACTTTATATCATCCTCCGCCACGTTTTACCACAAACGGCTAGTTATGTCGTTATCTCTGCGACTCTTGCAATTCCCAGCTTTATTGGTTCAGAAGCGATATTGAGTCTCATCGGCTTGGGAATTCAACAACCAGACCCCTCTTGGGGCAATATGCTTTCTCTGGCTAGCAATGCTTCAATTTTGGTACTGCAACCTTGGTTAATCTGGCCGCCGGCTGTGCTGATTATCCTCACAGTGTTGGCATTCAACTTACTCGGTGATGGGCTGAGAGATGCACTCGACCCACGTAGTTTAAGAAGATAA
- a CDS encoding ATP-binding protein has translation MTPVPRLDLAPKLKRRLSLWNPLDYLRLLYWVFFFPQALRWYVDRFGGGYIPEGEMNWRKGWELLRQNAIQRQLLFQGLVLTVITPLAVGLFFQTVNVSVYWFGVAFGVAFGVAVGVAFGVAVGVAVGVALGVALGVVFGVALGVAVGVGLGVAVGVVLGVALGVALGVAFGVVLGVGLGVALGVAEGVAVGVGLGVAVGVAVGAVGVAVGVALGVAFGAGGLAVGVAFGAGGLTVGVAFGVAVLRPETWLIGSPLNLRIIQNSSWLLPRITPLPLPNLVWRLQNWLQNDWETGLHNTNELLAYTLQFVPVLQAVNRVLAKISSEQLIWNVSRLAANPFDWNIVRFASASLDETLKSTFIKEFFSFSWFFFFPRSWRESLQAPFNTDTRLDTPARAAAAGFWHLYEYEPAKAIEAFLVVRSLLYGEEMFTLAQTLTAFQKAQTSASIAAIQVPPFPQEPLLRPITWKILANLRRVVEDVQFVNRSVSRSARSLALNRALGELTSILNQADTLPQAEQGLIIDIAQTWKESLLQITGEVGEISITKPVANPYVVGDPVQGHLFVGREDIIRQLEELWVMGNQLQSVVLYGHRRMGKTSILLNAANCLGSQIQLAYVNLLRLGDSPQGVGEVLMAICDEISQTVKLPPPADADLLSLPYRTFERYLKQVEANLDGGLIIALDEFEKIEDLIEAKKIPIDFMGFLRGLVQMSSKIAFAFAGLHTLEEMTADYFQPFFASVIPIHVGFQERAATRQILANPGNEDFLLDYIPEALDEIYALTHGQPYLVQLLGFQLVRGYNDFVFEQGRSRDPVFTVEDVEAVINDPEFFKRGRYYFDGVWGQAARGAEGQQAIVQVLAPHPEGLSLDALAQSTGMNDADLQEALNTLKRHDVVEETQGNWRIMVELFRRWVLQQ, from the coding sequence ATGACCCCAGTACCTCGCCTAGACTTAGCGCCCAAGTTGAAGCGTCGCCTCTCTTTGTGGAACCCCTTAGATTATCTGCGCCTTTTGTATTGGGTGTTTTTCTTTCCGCAAGCTTTGCGGTGGTATGTGGACAGGTTCGGGGGTGGGTATATTCCTGAAGGGGAAATGAATTGGCGGAAGGGATGGGAGTTATTGCGTCAAAATGCTATTCAACGTCAGTTACTTTTCCAAGGATTAGTTTTAACAGTAATTACACCTCTAGCTGTAGGTCTATTTTTTCAGACTGTAAATGTTTCAGTTTATTGGTTCGGCGTGGCGTTCGGCGTGGCGTTCGGCGTGGCGGTAGGCGTGGCGTTCGGCGTGGCGGTAGGCGTGGCGGTAGGCGTGGCGTTAGGCGTGGCGCTAGGCGTGGTGTTTGGCGTGGCGCTAGGCGTGGCGGTAGGCGTGGGGTTAGGCGTGGCGGTAGGCGTGGTGTTAGGCGTGGCGCTAGGCGTGGCGTTAGGCGTGGCGTTCGGCGTGGTGCTAGGCGTGGGGTTAGGCGTGGCGCTAGGTGTGGCGGAAGGCGTGGCGGTAGGCGTGGGGTTAGGCGTGGCGGTAGGCGTGGCGGTAGGCGCGGTAGGCGTGGCGGTAGGCGTGGCGCTGGGCGTGGCGTTCGGCGCGGGAGGCTTGGCGGTAGGCGTGGCGTTCGGCGCGGGAGGCTTAACGGTAGGCGTGGCGTTCGGCGTGGCGGTACTGCGTCCAGAAACCTGGCTTATTGGCTCACCTTTAAACTTGCGAATCATCCAAAACAGTAGTTGGCTACTCCCCCGCATCACTCCGCTTCCGCTTCCTAATCTTGTTTGGCGCTTGCAAAATTGGTTGCAAAATGATTGGGAAACAGGTCTACATAATACTAATGAACTGCTGGCATATACTTTACAATTCGTTCCCGTTCTCCAAGCAGTCAATAGAGTACTTGCCAAAATCTCCTCAGAGCAACTTATTTGGAATGTTTCTCGACTGGCGGCAAATCCTTTTGATTGGAATATAGTACGTTTTGCTTCAGCTTCTCTAGATGAAACCCTAAAGTCAACGTTTATCAAAGAGTTCTTCTCCTTCTCGTGGTTCTTTTTCTTCCCTCGTTCTTGGCGAGAAAGTTTACAGGCTCCTTTTAACACAGACACTCGTTTAGATACTCCTGCCCGTGCTGCTGCGGCTGGTTTTTGGCATCTGTATGAATATGAGCCAGCGAAAGCAATAGAGGCTTTTTTGGTAGTGCGTTCTCTACTTTACGGCGAGGAAATGTTTACCCTTGCCCAAACTCTAACAGCGTTTCAAAAAGCTCAAACATCAGCGTCTATTGCAGCTATCCAAGTTCCTCCTTTTCCCCAGGAACCGCTTTTACGTCCAATTACTTGGAAAATCCTTGCTAATCTGCGTCGAGTTGTTGAAGATGTCCAGTTTGTTAATCGCAGCGTCTCACGTTCAGCCAGGTCTTTAGCTCTCAATCGAGCATTAGGCGAACTCACAAGCATCCTAAATCAAGCCGACACCTTGCCGCAGGCAGAGCAAGGCTTAATCATAGATATCGCTCAAACTTGGAAAGAAAGTCTTTTACAAATCACTGGTGAAGTGGGAGAAATTTCCATCACCAAGCCTGTCGCTAACCCCTATGTGGTAGGCGACCCCGTTCAAGGTCATCTCTTTGTTGGGCGAGAAGATATCATCAGACAGTTAGAAGAACTCTGGGTAATGGGTAATCAACTCCAGTCTGTAGTTCTGTACGGTCACAGGCGAATGGGTAAAACCTCTATTCTGCTTAACGCTGCTAACTGTCTAGGCTCACAAATACAGCTAGCATACGTCAACTTGCTACGTTTGGGAGATAGCCCCCAAGGTGTGGGTGAAGTACTAATGGCAATTTGTGATGAAATTTCTCAAACTGTAAAACTTCCACCACCAGCTGACGCTGATTTACTAAGTCTCCCCTACCGGACTTTTGAACGCTATTTAAAACAGGTTGAAGCAAACCTAGATGGTGGGTTAATCATTGCCTTAGATGAGTTTGAGAAAATTGAAGATTTAATTGAAGCGAAAAAAATCCCTATCGACTTTATGGGTTTTTTGCGCGGTTTAGTGCAAATGAGTTCTAAAATCGCTTTTGCCTTTGCTGGTTTACACACCTTAGAGGAAATGACAGCAGATTATTTTCAACCCTTTTTTGCCAGCGTTATTCCTATTCATGTAGGCTTTCAAGAACGTGCAGCTACTCGCCAAATTCTCGCTAACCCAGGTAATGAAGATTTCCTCCTCGACTACATCCCGGAAGCTTTAGATGAAATTTATGCTCTGACGCATGGTCAACCATATTTAGTGCAACTGCTGGGTTTTCAGCTAGTGCGCGGCTACAATGACTTTGTTTTTGAGCAAGGGCGATCGCGTGACCCAGTTTTCACTGTAGAAGATGTGGAAGCAGTTATCAATGACCCTGAGTTTTTCAAGCGGGGACGCTACTACTTTGATGGGGTTTGGGGTCAGGCGGCGCGGGGTGCTGAGGGTCAACAAGCAATTGTACAAGTGCTTGCACCTCACCCAGAAGGGCTAAGTCTGGATGCCTTAGCTCAATCTACAGGTATGAACGATGCCGATTTACAGGAAGCGCTGAATACTCTGAAGCGTCATGATGTAGTTGAGGAAACTCAGGGAAACTGGCGGATTATGGTAGAACTGTTCCGCCGTTGGGTTTTGCAACAGTAG
- a CDS encoding Npun_R2479 family HD domain-containing metalloprotein — translation MFNATEILIDAFVNEIREGYRRTYGCFKNDYQDIIAWAGNMALENIANSDALYHNVEHTVLVTLVGQEILRGKHIREGGVSSEDWLHCIISLVSHDIGYVKGVCRQDRETAGLYATGKNGRMISVAPGASDASLTPYHVDRAKLFIDERFGGHKLIDAEAIKSNIELTRFPVPAAEDHHDTKCFAGLVRAADLIGQLSDPRYLKKITSLFYEFEETGVNKVLGYQTPADLRNNYAKFYWNGVYPYIQEGLHYLSLTQQGKQILANLYSNVFVVEHEKQQEEQQRYLEKLAVGS, via the coding sequence ATGTTCAATGCAACTGAAATTTTAATTGATGCCTTTGTCAATGAAATTCGAGAAGGCTACCGTCGCACTTATGGCTGCTTTAAAAATGATTATCAGGACATTATCGCCTGGGCTGGTAACATGGCTTTGGAAAATATTGCCAATAGCGATGCCCTGTACCACAATGTTGAACACACTGTCTTAGTCACCCTCGTAGGACAAGAAATCTTACGTGGCAAACACATCAGAGAAGGCGGTGTTTCTAGTGAAGATTGGTTGCATTGTATTATTTCCCTAGTGAGTCATGATATTGGCTACGTTAAGGGAGTTTGCCGACAAGACCGAGAAACAGCAGGCTTATATGCCACAGGTAAAAATGGCAGAATGATTTCTGTAGCTCCTGGCGCTTCTGATGCCAGTCTCACGCCGTATCATGTTGATCGAGCCAAGCTCTTTATTGATGAGCGTTTTGGAGGTCACAAGTTAATCGATGCTGAGGCAATTAAGAGCAATATTGAATTGACTAGATTTCCCGTACCTGCGGCAGAAGATCATCACGATACAAAGTGCTTTGCTGGTTTAGTCCGGGCTGCTGATTTGATTGGTCAGCTAAGTGACCCACGTTACCTGAAGAAAATTACTTCTTTATTTTACGAATTTGAAGAAACTGGTGTAAATAAAGTTTTGGGCTATCAAACCCCTGCCGATTTACGTAATAACTACGCTAAGTTTTACTGGAATGGCGTCTATCCCTATATTCAAGAAGGGCTGCATTACCTATCACTGACACAGCAGGGAAAACAAATTCTCGCTAATCTCTATTCAAACGTGTTTGTGGTAGAACATGAAAAACAGCAGGAAGAACAGCAGAGGTATTTAGAGAAGTTAGCCGTTGGGAGTTAG
- a CDS encoding efflux RND transporter periplasmic adaptor subunit, which translates to MSDESVSEVGVEEPLTSEDASFLSKSEQKSNRVWLKPLFLGAALGIAIALVGMGILNRLSSRQQSVVADKKVNPAMTVTIATVETARVVRTLKTTGTVAASDLIPVLPQTNGLQIKSIPANVKEGAFVKQGQVLAVLDGSILQSQISQAKADVESKQADVESKQADLASKQADLASNKAIVQQKQADLAQAKAKLEEAAKNYQRYQQLADSGTISKQELDTRSYAVKTAIEVVNLAQENIRSAQANIGSAQANIGNAQAIINRAKADVKSSAAKVQQLQTQLGQTVVRAPVSGVIAEKLARVGDVTGIPPQTQVGTVIGGTQKLFSIIRDEKLELQAKVPETQLNQVKIGASVQITSDVDQRVRSQGRVRDIQPQINDQRREATVKIDLPPTTLLKPGMFARAAITTNSGMRMVVPQKAVQSQADASVIVFILSGQDIVHSQKVELGDPGNGDTVEIKSGLQLGDRVVVDGAGYLKDGDKVRVAE; encoded by the coding sequence GTGAGCGATGAAAGTGTTTCAGAAGTCGGGGTGGAAGAACCTCTAACCTCTGAAGATGCTAGCTTTTTGAGCAAATCAGAGCAGAAATCAAATAGGGTCTGGTTGAAGCCTTTATTCTTGGGTGCTGCTTTAGGAATTGCGATCGCCTTGGTTGGGATGGGTATATTAAATCGTCTTTCATCTCGTCAACAAAGTGTGGTGGCAGATAAAAAAGTTAACCCAGCGATGACAGTCACCATCGCCACAGTAGAAACCGCCCGTGTTGTCCGTACTCTCAAAACTACTGGGACTGTAGCAGCGAGTGATTTAATTCCGGTGCTACCGCAGACAAATGGCTTACAAATTAAAAGCATCCCTGCAAATGTCAAAGAAGGAGCTTTTGTCAAACAAGGTCAAGTGTTGGCGGTGTTGGATGGTTCCATACTACAAAGCCAAATTAGCCAAGCAAAAGCAGATGTGGAATCCAAACAAGCAGATGTGGAATCTAAACAAGCAGATTTAGCATCCAAGCAAGCGGATTTGGCATCAAATAAAGCAATAGTCCAGCAAAAACAAGCCGATTTAGCTCAAGCCAAGGCAAAGTTAGAGGAAGCGGCCAAGAATTATCAGCGCTATCAACAACTTGCTGACTCTGGAACGATTAGTAAGCAAGAACTCGATACTCGTTCCTATGCGGTGAAAACTGCTATAGAAGTTGTCAACCTGGCCCAAGAAAATATACGTAGTGCCCAGGCTAATATCGGCAGTGCCCAAGCCAACATTGGTAACGCCCAAGCGATCATCAACAGAGCTAAAGCTGATGTCAAAAGCAGTGCTGCTAAGGTGCAACAACTACAAACTCAGTTAGGACAAACGGTAGTGCGTGCGCCGGTTTCGGGAGTAATTGCTGAAAAACTAGCTAGAGTTGGTGATGTTACTGGTATACCACCGCAAACCCAGGTAGGGACTGTGATTGGTGGTACACAAAAGCTATTTTCGATCATCCGAGATGAAAAGCTCGAACTTCAGGCAAAAGTGCCCGAAACTCAACTAAATCAGGTGAAAATTGGCGCATCAGTGCAAATTACTTCTGATGTCGATCAACGCGTGCGATCGCAAGGACGAGTCAGGGACATACAACCACAGATAAACGATCAAAGGCGTGAGGCGACGGTAAAAATTGACTTACCGCCAACAACTTTACTTAAACCAGGGATGTTTGCTCGTGCTGCAATTACGACTAACTCAGGAATGAGGATGGTAGTACCGCAAAAAGCAGTGCAATCCCAAGCAGACGCAAGTGTAATTGTATTCATCTTATCCGGCCAAGATATAGTCCACAGCCAGAAAGTAGAGTTAGGAGATCCTGGTAATGGCGACACAGTAGAAATCAAGAGTGGTTTACAGTTAGGCGATCGCGTCGTCGTTGATGGTGCAGGATATCTCAAAGATGGCGACAAAGTTCGAGTTGCAGAGTAA
- a CDS encoding efflux RND transporter permease subunit — MSFNISAWSIKKPVPTIVLFLILTVVGWFSFISLGIDINPNIDVPTVSIKVTQPGAGPAELESQVTKKIEDAVAGLGNIDYMVSTVSDGNSQTTINFVLGTDSDRATNDVRNAIAQIRQDLPQDINDPIVERLDFSGGPVITYAVKSDRRSVEELSNLVDQTISRALLGVRGVAQIQRVGGVDREIRINLNPDRLQSLAITATQVNDQIRALNINLPGGRAEVGGSEQSIRTLGSATSVDILKTYEILLPQGGSVPLSSLGTVEDKFADVRQAARLNNQPVVAFQVLRSTGSVLVTVEQGVKAAIKELEKTLPADVKLDLIFTRADIVRQSYQSTIDELIQASVLAVIVILVFLRDWRATLITAITLPLSIIPTFAVQQALGYTLNNMTLLALALAVGNLVDDAVVEIENMERHMAMGKSAWEAAFDSSDEVGLAVIASSATIIAVFLPVAFMGGIPGQFFQPFGVTVAVSTIFSTLVARMVTPMMGAYLLQEAEGQGNRGVIKLFNFKFTLPGGRNGSRKLTTEKPQGFQPYKSLLQWALRHRLTTMAIALAFFIASLMLVPLIPKGFVDDGDFGISNVSIELPPGSTLEDVNKVVTQATNIIRQNPVVERVLATEQINSATLAINLKPREERNISQKQFEEQVRPSFGKIPGARISFQSQSPGDSRKGLSIVLRSENPQALNQAADALEKQMRSIAGLVEVSSTASLVKPEILVIPNPQRAADLGVTVQAIARTASLATIGDNDANLAKFNLSDRQIPIRVQIDPKARADINTITNLQVSSQNGRLVPLVAVADIRFGSGPATINRYDRARQVAVEANLQGISLGEAVQTINKLPAMQNLPSGVIQQPSGSAKIMQDIFGRFGGALGLALMCIYAILVLLYNNFLHPLSIMAALPFCLGGALVALMVAQKPLGIYALIGIVLLLGIVTKNSILLVDYTIINMQAGKTQRQALVESGVSRLRPILMTSFATIAGILPLALGIGAGSEVRQPMGIAIMGGFTTSTLLTLVVVPVIFSYIDNFQNWIKDTLRYGFGKKPLRP, encoded by the coding sequence ATGTCTTTTAACATCTCAGCTTGGTCGATCAAAAAACCTGTTCCCACAATAGTTTTATTTTTAATTTTGACAGTTGTGGGTTGGTTCTCATTCATATCTTTGGGGATTGATATTAATCCCAATATTGATGTGCCAACAGTTTCGATTAAAGTCACCCAACCAGGTGCAGGGCCAGCGGAACTAGAATCTCAAGTGACGAAAAAAATTGAAGATGCCGTCGCGGGATTGGGCAATATCGATTATATGGTTTCTACCGTCAGCGATGGAAATTCTCAGACGACAATCAATTTTGTTTTGGGTACAGATAGTGATCGCGCCACCAACGATGTTCGGAATGCGATCGCTCAAATTCGCCAAGACTTACCCCAAGATATCAACGACCCAATTGTAGAACGCTTAGATTTTTCCGGTGGCCCGGTGATTACTTACGCGGTTAAATCAGATCGGCGTTCTGTAGAAGAATTAAGCAACCTCGTAGACCAAACCATTAGCCGCGCCTTATTGGGAGTCCGTGGTGTAGCCCAAATTCAGCGTGTGGGCGGGGTTGACCGAGAAATTCGCATTAATCTTAATCCTGACCGCTTACAATCTCTAGCAATTACCGCCACCCAGGTAAACGACCAAATCCGTGCTTTAAATATTAACCTACCTGGCGGACGCGCTGAAGTTGGTGGTAGCGAACAAAGTATTCGTACTTTAGGAAGTGCCACCAGTGTAGATATTTTGAAAACCTACGAAATCCTCCTACCACAAGGGGGTTCTGTACCTTTATCCAGCTTGGGAACTGTAGAAGATAAATTTGCTGATGTGCGCCAAGCCGCCCGCTTGAACAATCAACCTGTAGTAGCTTTTCAAGTCTTACGTAGCACTGGCAGCGTTCTGGTGACGGTGGAACAGGGAGTGAAAGCAGCAATCAAAGAACTGGAAAAAACCCTTCCCGCAGATGTCAAACTGGATTTAATTTTTACTAGAGCCGATATTGTCCGCCAATCCTACCAAAGCACCATTGATGAGTTGATTCAAGCTTCAGTGCTGGCGGTCATTGTTATTTTAGTATTTTTACGAGATTGGCGAGCAACATTAATTACAGCTATTACCTTGCCCCTGTCAATAATTCCCACCTTTGCAGTGCAGCAAGCCCTTGGTTACACCCTCAACAACATGACTTTGTTGGCATTAGCGCTGGCGGTGGGCAACTTGGTAGATGATGCCGTCGTCGAAATTGAAAATATGGAACGACACATGGCTATGGGTAAATCAGCTTGGGAAGCTGCTTTTGACTCTTCCGACGAAGTAGGATTAGCGGTAATCGCAAGTTCCGCAACGATTATTGCCGTGTTTCTGCCCGTTGCCTTTATGGGTGGGATTCCGGGGCAATTTTTTCAACCATTTGGCGTTACCGTTGCCGTTTCCACAATTTTCTCAACCCTTGTAGCACGGATGGTGACGCCGATGATGGGGGCGTATCTTTTACAGGAGGCGGAAGGGCAGGGGAATAGGGGAGTAATAAAATTATTTAATTTTAAATTTACACTTCCAGGTGGCAGGAATGGAAGTAGAAAACTCACAACTGAAAAACCTCAGGGGTTTCAACCTTATAAATCGCTTTTACAGTGGGCGTTACGCCATAGATTGACAACAATGGCGATCGCTTTAGCTTTTTTTATTGCCAGTCTGATGCTAGTGCCTTTGATTCCTAAGGGTTTTGTTGACGATGGCGATTTTGGCATTTCTAACGTATCTATAGAACTACCTCCTGGTTCCACACTAGAGGACGTTAACAAGGTAGTCACACAAGCAACTAATATCATCCGGCAAAATCCGGTAGTCGAACGCGTACTAGCAACGGAACAGATCAATTCTGCAACCCTTGCAATTAATCTCAAACCCAGAGAGGAACGAAATATTTCCCAAAAACAGTTTGAAGAACAAGTACGCCCTTCCTTTGGAAAAATACCAGGAGCAAGAATTAGTTTTCAAAGTCAATCGCCAGGTGACAGTCGCAAAGGTTTATCAATTGTCCTCAGAAGTGAAAATCCCCAAGCATTGAATCAAGCTGCTGATGCCTTAGAAAAGCAGATGCGATCCATCGCTGGATTGGTAGAAGTGTCTTCAACTGCAAGTTTGGTGAAACCAGAGATTTTGGTAATTCCTAACCCGCAACGGGCAGCAGATTTGGGGGTGACAGTGCAAGCGATCGCTCGTACTGCTTCCCTAGCTACCATTGGCGACAATGATGCCAACTTGGCGAAATTTAATTTAAGCGATCGGCAAATCCCCATTCGTGTCCAAATCGACCCGAAAGCCAGGGCTGATATCAACACAATCACCAATCTCCAAGTCTCCAGTCAAAATGGTAGATTAGTTCCCCTTGTGGCAGTGGCAGATATCCGCTTTGGTAGCGGCCCTGCTACCATCAACCGTTACGATCGCGCCCGTCAGGTTGCCGTAGAAGCCAACTTGCAAGGGATTTCTTTAGGAGAAGCAGTCCAAACAATCAACAAACTACCTGCAATGCAGAACTTACCGTCAGGAGTAATACAGCAACCTTCAGGTAGTGCCAAAATTATGCAAGACATTTTTGGTCGCTTTGGCGGTGCATTAGGATTAGCATTAATGTGTATCTATGCAATTTTGGTGCTGCTGTATAACAATTTCCTGCATCCATTATCAATTATGGCAGCCTTACCTTTTTGTTTAGGCGGCGCATTAGTAGCGTTAATGGTTGCCCAAAAACCATTGGGAATATATGCCTTGATTGGTATCGTGTTGCTTTTGGGGATTGTCACTAAAAACTCGATTCTGTTGGTTGACTATACCATCATCAATATGCAGGCAGGTAAAACCCAACGTCAGGCACTCGTAGAATCAGGCGTGTCACGTCTGCGGCCGATTTTAATGACTTCTTTCGCAACCATCGCCGGGATTCTGCCCCTAGCATTAGGAATTGGTGCGGGTTCTGAAGTGCGCCAACCAATGGGAATTGCGATTATGGGCGGTTTCACAACTTCCACTCTATTGACACTGGTAGTAGTACCAGTCATCTTTAGCTATATTGATAACTTCCAGAATTGGATTAAGGATACATTGCGCTATGGCTTTGGTAAGAAACCACTACGCCCATAA